The nucleotide window CCGCCATTCTACTCGCTGAAATCATTCCGTCAAGCACTTTCTCAACCGACTGATTCCGACGACTTCCTTGGCGACGGGAAGCGAAGTATGGGCGCCTCCCGAAAAAAACGCAAGGGCCAAAATGGCCCTTGCGTACCGACTGGGTGTTATCTGTTCAACTTCAGCCAGGCGGGCACATCTGCCACGCTATCGAGGGTGGCAGTGGCCAGGGATTGGGCTTCTGCGGTTACTTCTTTACCGGTACGGACCAGCAGCGCTGCCCCAAGGCCGGCCGCTTTGGCGGCCCGCATGTCATCAGCCTTGTCACCGACAAAGACGGAACGGGCAAGATCAATTGCCAGATCTTTCTGCGCTTCTAGCAGCATACCGGGTTTAGGCTTGCGGCAGTCGCAGTCTACCTTGTACTTGCCCTGCCCCTTTTCGGCATGGTGGGGACAATAGTAGACACCATCCAACAGCACGCCTTTGTCGTCAAAGTTCCAATCCATCCACTGGGTCAGTACCTGGAAGTCTTCTTCGCTATACATGCCCCGGGCTATACCTGACTGGTTGGTGATCACCACCACCAGATAGCCCATGGACTTGAATGCCCGGCAAGCTTCGAAGACGCCATCGACAAACTCGAAGTCATCAATGGCACTGACATAGCCATGGTCGACGTTAATCACACCATCACGATCAAGG belongs to Gallaecimonas xiamenensis 3-C-1 and includes:
- the gmhB gene encoding D-glycero-beta-D-manno-heptose 1,7-bisphosphate 7-phosphatase, with the translated sequence MKAAVFLDRDGVINVDHGYVSAIDDFEFVDGVFEACRAFKSMGYLVVVITNQSGIARGMYSEEDFQVLTQWMDWNFDDKGVLLDGVYYCPHHAEKGQGKYKVDCDCRKPKPGMLLEAQKDLAIDLARSVFVGDKADDMRAAKAAGLGAALLVRTGKEVTAEAQSLATATLDSVADVPAWLKLNR